A region of Dictyoglomus sp. NZ13-RE01 DNA encodes the following proteins:
- a CDS encoding dihydrodipicolinate synthase family protein — MRLLEGVVVAHTTPFHEDESIDYEALRKYVNFVIEKKVHGIFVCGTTGEGLILSIEERKKVLETIIEENKGRIAVVAHCGAINLRDTMELIDHAKKVGADGVGIVAPFYYSYTEKELYNYYATIAREFKDIPIYLYNIPSLAKNELSIPLVSKLSYDFENIVGIKDSSGNFSTILGYIYNTRKDFIVITGYDRAFFPSLMMGGKGTVTGPGGVFPEIFVKIYDSFKKKDYEACLELQKKQTKLSLSLHDGASIPVLKKALEFRGIGKGYMRRPFLPLNEEESRSLREDLEKVLLEVGLSF, encoded by the coding sequence ATGAGACTTCTTGAGGGAGTAGTAGTTGCCCATACGACACCTTTTCATGAGGATGAATCTATAGATTATGAGGCATTGAGAAAATATGTAAATTTTGTTATTGAAAAGAAAGTTCATGGAATATTTGTATGTGGGACTACAGGAGAAGGATTGATTTTATCCATAGAGGAGAGAAAAAAGGTTTTAGAAACCATCATAGAGGAGAATAAGGGAAGAATAGCTGTAGTTGCCCATTGTGGTGCCATAAATTTAAGAGATACCATGGAGCTTATTGATCACGCAAAAAAAGTAGGAGCAGATGGCGTTGGAATAGTAGCTCCTTTTTATTATTCTTACACTGAAAAGGAGCTTTATAACTACTATGCTACTATAGCAAGAGAGTTTAAAGATATTCCTATATATCTTTATAATATCCCATCTTTAGCTAAAAATGAGCTCTCTATACCTCTTGTCTCTAAACTTTCCTATGATTTTGAGAATATAGTTGGGATAAAGGATAGTAGTGGGAATTTTTCCACTATCTTAGGATATATCTATAATACAAGAAAGGATTTTATTGTAATAACAGGATATGATAGGGCTTTCTTTCCATCTCTCATGATGGGAGGAAAAGGAACTGTAACAGGACCTGGAGGTGTGTTCCCTGAAATCTTTGTTAAAATTTATGATTCCTTTAAGAAGAAAGATTATGAAGCTTGTTTAGAATTACAAAAGAAACAGACAAAACTTTCTCTTTCCCTTCATGATGGTGCCAGTATTCCTGTACTTAAAAAAGCTTTAGAGTTTAGGGGAATTGGAAAGGGATATATGAGAAGACCATTTCTTCCTTTAAATGAAGAAGAAAGTAGAAGCTTAAGAGAAGATTTAGAAAAGGTTCTTCTTGAAGTGGGACTAAGCTTCTAA
- a CDS encoding restriction endonuclease subunit M, with translation MKEIDLNFEDELWRAADKLRKKVEVHEYKYVVLGLIFLRYLSFAFEERRNELLNKERGYSEDIKLQLCEDRDFYLADKTLYIPEMARWDYIKKNANQPNIGEILDKAIEILENEYPDKLKDVIPKIYTRINLDHHDLSYLINLFSQIDFGTAHREKDIFGRIYEYFLGKFTEAEGKKGGEFYTPRCLTKLIVEILDIKGGRIFDPACGSGGFFVSAIEKLEREGIDPYNLSIYGQESKEFVWKMCKMNLVIRGAEGDIRIGDSYHDDKFFDLRADYIVSNPPFNDSGWGRDRVKPEDPRFKYGLPPENNGNFVWIQHYIYHLAPNGKAGFVMANGALSAGGIEGEIRKKIIEDDLVYGIIATPAKLFYTVSLPASLWFLRKSKPEHMRGKTLFIYAKNMYQPISRRQVTFTEEHIAKIVEKFRMFERGESEEKINEIGFAKVATLEEIAKNGYVLTPGRYVGIKLNNEEDETFEEKMQAYSSELSNLIREERELTEKIKEVYKSLGWEI, from the coding sequence ATGAAAGAAATAGACCTAAACTTTGAAGATGAACTTTGGAGAGCTGCGGATAAACTTAGAAAAAAAGTTGAGGTTCATGAATATAAATATGTAGTACTTGGACTTATATTTCTAAGATATTTATCTTTTGCTTTTGAGGAAAGAAGAAATGAATTATTAAATAAGGAGAGAGGTTATTCTGAAGATATTAAATTACAGCTTTGTGAAGATAGAGATTTTTATTTAGCTGATAAAACTCTGTATATTCCAGAAATGGCAAGATGGGACTATATAAAAAAGAATGCGAATCAACCCAACATTGGAGAAATATTAGATAAAGCTATAGAAATACTTGAGAACGAATATCCTGATAAACTAAAGGATGTTATTCCTAAGATATACACGAGAATCAATCTTGATCATCATGATCTTTCTTATCTTATAAATCTTTTCTCTCAAATTGATTTTGGCACAGCTCACAGAGAAAAGGATATTTTTGGAAGGATTTATGAATATTTTCTTGGGAAATTTACTGAGGCAGAAGGTAAAAAGGGTGGTGAATTTTATACTCCAAGATGTCTTACAAAACTTATTGTTGAGATTTTAGATATAAAGGGAGGAAGAATTTTTGACCCTGCTTGTGGAAGTGGGGGATTTTTTGTTTCTGCTATTGAGAAGCTGGAAAGAGAAGGAATTGATCCTTATAATCTTTCTATATATGGACAAGAATCAAAGGAATTCGTTTGGAAAATGTGTAAAATGAATCTTGTAATAAGGGGAGCTGAAGGAGATATAAGAATAGGTGATTCCTATCATGATGACAAATTTTTTGATCTAAGGGCAGATTATATAGTTTCAAATCCACCTTTTAATGATAGTGGCTGGGGAAGAGATAGAGTGAAGCCTGAAGATCCAAGATTCAAGTATGGATTACCTCCAGAGAATAATGGCAACTTTGTTTGGATTCAGCATTATATTTATCATTTAGCTCCAAATGGAAAAGCTGGTTTCGTAATGGCAAATGGTGCACTATCAGCAGGAGGTATTGAAGGAGAGATAAGAAAAAAGATTATTGAGGACGATTTAGTTTATGGCATAATAGCTACTCCAGCAAAACTTTTTTATACAGTATCTCTTCCTGCCTCTCTCTGGTTCTTGAGGAAATCAAAGCCTGAACATATGAGAGGTAAAACTTTATTTATCTATGCTAAGAACATGTATCAACCTATATCCAGAAGACAAGTTACCTTCACAGAAGAGCATATTGCAAAAATCGTTGAAAAATTTAGAATGTTTGAAAGAGGAGAATCTGAAGAAAAAATAAATGAGATTGGTTTCGCCAAGGTAGCCACTTTGGAAGAAATTGCAAAAAATGGTTATGTTCTAACCCCAGGAAGATATGTAGGCATAAAACTTAATAACGAAGAGGATGAAACCTTTGAAGAAAAAATGCAGGCTTATTCTTCTGAATTATCAAATCTCATTCGAGAAGAAAGAGAATTGACTGAGAAAATTAAAGAGGTTTACAAGTCCTTAGGATGGGAAATATAA
- a CDS encoding DNA-binding protein: MDSFEGDLEHAKHDLEHGFYNWACFSAQQSAEKAVRAVFQKLGVQAWGHSVADLLEELSKQYEIPKELKDFALELDKAYIPTRYPDALPSGSPRSKYSKIEAERLINYAEKIIKFCKDLLSTI; encoded by the coding sequence ATGGACTCTTTTGAGGGAGATCTTGAACATGCAAAGCATGACTTAGAGCACGGCTTTTATAACTGGGCTTGTTTTTCTGCCCAGCAATCTGCAGAGAAGGCTGTAAGGGCGGTTTTTCAAAAATTAGGAGTACAAGCGTGGGGACATTCCGTGGCGGACCTTTTGGAAGAGCTTAGCAAACAATACGAAATTCCAAAAGAGTTAAAAGATTTTGCCCTTGAGTTAGATAAAGCATATATCCCTACAAGATATCCTGATGCCCTTCCTTCGGGGTCCCCAAGGAGTAAGTATTCTAAAATTGAGGCGGAAAGGTTGATAAATTATGCAGAAAAAATTATCAAGTTCTGTAAAGATCTTCTATCCACAATATAG
- a CDS encoding D-galactarate dehydratase → MERITFKGYRRPDGRVGVRNYVAVISVDDISNAAVEKVCQAISGTLPVTHPYGRLQFGRDLDLFFRTMIGTGANPNIASAIVIGIEENWANKIAEGIAKTGKPVEVFGIEGYGELKTVERAERVAMKLVQDASQIEREEVDISELVMSIKCGESDTTSGLAANPTVGKVVEKLVSLGGTVLFGETSELTGGEHIIAERIKDEKERAKFLEIFNEYQEFIKREGVDLLGSQPTEGNIKGGLSTIEEKALGNIQKIGKAKVDGVLEMAETPKGKGLYFMNTSSAAAEAITLFAAGGAVVHLFPTGQGNVVGNLIIPVIKISGNPKTVKTMSEHIDVDVSKVLTLEESLEEAGEKLWNYLLKVISGRLTCAEVLNHKEFVLTKLFRSA, encoded by the coding sequence ATGGAAAGAATAACCTTTAAAGGGTATAGAAGACCAGATGGAAGAGTGGGAGTAAGAAATTATGTTGCAGTTATTTCTGTTGATGACATATCTAATGCTGCTGTAGAAAAGGTATGCCAAGCAATCTCAGGAACCCTTCCTGTTACACATCCTTATGGAAGACTTCAATTTGGAAGAGATTTAGACTTATTTTTCCGTACTATGATAGGGACTGGAGCTAATCCCAATATAGCTTCCGCCATAGTAATTGGAATAGAAGAGAATTGGGCAAATAAAATTGCAGAGGGTATTGCTAAAACTGGAAAACCAGTAGAAGTTTTTGGTATTGAAGGTTATGGAGAGTTAAAGACTGTTGAAAGAGCAGAAAGAGTTGCCATGAAATTAGTTCAAGATGCCTCACAAATAGAAAGAGAAGAGGTAGACATTTCAGAGCTTGTAATGAGTATAAAATGTGGAGAATCAGACACAACTTCAGGTCTTGCAGCAAATCCTACTGTAGGAAAAGTTGTAGAAAAATTAGTATCTCTCGGAGGAACTGTTCTCTTTGGGGAAACATCGGAACTCACAGGAGGAGAACATATAATTGCAGAAAGGATTAAAGACGAAAAAGAAAGAGCAAAATTTTTAGAAATATTCAATGAATATCAAGAATTTATAAAAAGAGAAGGGGTTGATCTCTTAGGTTCACAGCCTACAGAAGGAAATATTAAAGGTGGATTAAGTACCATAGAGGAAAAGGCTTTAGGAAATATTCAAAAAATTGGAAAGGCAAAAGTGGATGGAGTTCTGGAAATGGCAGAGACTCCTAAAGGTAAAGGGCTCTACTTCATGAATACCTCTTCTGCTGCAGCAGAGGCTATTACTCTATTTGCAGCTGGCGGGGCTGTTGTACACCTCTTCCCAACAGGACAAGGAAACGTGGTAGGAAATCTTATAATACCTGTAATTAAAATATCTGGAAATCCAAAAACTGTAAAAACAATGAGTGAACACATAGATGTTGACGTAAGTAAGGTTTTGACATTGGAAGAAAGTTTGGAAGAAGCAGGAGAAAAACTCTGGAACTACTTACTGAAAGTTATTTCAGGAAGATTAACCTGTGCAGAAGTCCTTAACCATAAAGAATTCGTACTAACAAAACTTTTCAGGAGTGCATAA
- a CDS encoding magnesium transporter MgtC gives MINDLEIVLRLLLSVVLGGIIGWEREKEEKPAGLRTHMLVCLGSTLIMIVSAYGFPGRYPSDPGRIAAQVITGIGFIGAGTILRTGATIKGLTTAASIWTVAGIGLAVGVGLYFPAILTTLLVVATLILAVKLEVSLIGSHKPLSLRCVIEDRPGSIGAIGSLLGSMNVDIKQIEISSEWDGKVILTLNLKLPAKLSEEEVIARLVELDNVISAEWT, from the coding sequence ATGATTAATGATTTAGAAATAGTTCTAAGACTTTTATTATCTGTAGTATTAGGCGGAATTATAGGTTGGGAGAGAGAGAAAGAAGAAAAGCCAGCAGGCCTTCGAACCCATATGTTGGTATGTCTTGGCTCTACTCTAATTATGATAGTCTCAGCCTATGGCTTTCCTGGAAGATATCCCTCTGATCCTGGGAGAATTGCAGCTCAAGTAATAACTGGTATCGGTTTTATAGGGGCGGGAACCATATTAAGAACTGGAGCAACTATCAAAGGGCTTACCACTGCAGCAAGTATATGGACAGTAGCAGGTATTGGACTTGCTGTTGGTGTAGGATTATATTTTCCTGCAATTTTAACTACCCTTTTAGTAGTGGCAACTTTAATTCTGGCAGTAAAACTCGAGGTATCTCTTATTGGAAGCCACAAGCCATTATCCTTAAGATGCGTAATAGAAGATAGACCTGGATCTATTGGGGCTATAGGATCCCTTCTTGGAAGTATGAATGTGGATATAAAGCAAATTGAAATCTCTTCAGAGTGGGATGGAAAAGTTATTCTAACCCTTAATTTAAAACTTCCTGCTAAACTTTCAGAGGAAGAAGTTATAGCAAGATTAGTAGAGCTCGATAATGTAATAAGTGCAGAATGGACTTAA
- a CDS encoding ribokinase — MSFEGKRDYITVIGGANVDIKGRSFDVLKMGTSNPGAINISPGGVGRNIAHNLSLLNIPVILLTCIGKDLFGRMVYEETEKAKVNMEHVKVSKERTGVYLAILNEKGEMEVALSDMRILEEVDLSYIEEKMDVIKGSKIVVLDTNLNTNIIELVVNLCNDRNIPVVVDPVSYEKAKKIKGLVHKIDYLIPNKRELFSIVNNEREDIITAVHELKSMGAKEVIVKLGEKGIFVSSENEFIPPIPYNVVDVTGAGDSFTAGFTYGVYHGYAIREAVMFGLAVSALTISTPYSVYPELSEEKIKKFLGEVFER, encoded by the coding sequence TTGAGTTTTGAAGGAAAAAGAGATTATATTACCGTTATAGGGGGAGCCAATGTTGATATTAAGGGGAGAAGTTTTGATGTACTGAAGATGGGTACATCAAATCCAGGCGCCATTAATATCTCTCCAGGAGGGGTAGGAAGAAATATTGCCCATAATCTATCTTTGCTCAATATTCCAGTTATACTGCTAACTTGTATAGGGAAGGATCTTTTTGGAAGGATGGTATATGAGGAGACGGAAAAAGCCAAGGTAAATATGGAGCATGTGAAGGTATCAAAAGAAAGAACAGGGGTTTATCTTGCTATACTAAACGAAAAGGGAGAGATGGAGGTTGCACTTTCTGACATGAGAATCTTAGAAGAAGTTGACCTTTCATATATAGAAGAAAAAATGGATGTAATTAAAGGAAGTAAAATTGTAGTATTAGATACAAATTTAAATACCAATATTATTGAACTTGTTGTAAATCTTTGTAATGATAGAAATATTCCTGTTGTTGTAGATCCTGTATCTTATGAAAAAGCAAAAAAGATAAAAGGTTTAGTCCATAAAATTGATTATTTAATTCCTAATAAAAGGGAGCTTTTTTCAATTGTAAATAATGAAAGGGAGGATATAATAACCGCGGTGCATGAATTGAAAAGTATGGGAGCAAAAGAAGTAATTGTTAAATTAGGTGAAAAAGGTATTTTTGTCTCATCAGAAAATGAATTTATCCCTCCCATACCTTATAACGTGGTTGATGTAACGGGAGCAGGTGACTCTTTCACTGCTGGATTTACCTATGGAGTTTATCATGGATATGCCATTAGGGAAGCTGTAATGTTTGGGCTTGCTGTATCCGCCCTTACTATATCCACTCCCTATTCTGTTTATCCAGAGCTTTCTGAGGAAAAAATTAAAAAATTTTTAGGAGAGGTATTTGAAAGATGA
- a CDS encoding restriction endonuclease subunit R yields the protein MKAKLTEDYLVEQSVINWLKELSYGYIHGSQLNPESGERESYRDVILKRRFINAIKKINPWLDDLLAEEVYKKVTHLEHPDFVVKGKQFYELLTNGVKLTYKEGKEEKTRLVKLIDFENPDNNEFIVANQFTVEYQYEKEMYRRPDIVIFINGLPVAVFELKSFNANETAKSAFNDHKMKMKDIPQLYAYAQILVVSDGFETKYGSPTSDWDRFFVWEGILSDDDVVVREIEEGQFEYFYKNQKMTSLEVLLKGLFRKEHLLEYIEDFILYDKTGETYEKKIAIFHQFYTVKKAIERTKNCVLEGKSPEDRRIGVVWHTQGSGKSLTMLFYARKALKIKEFENPLLLFITDRRNLDEQLYDLFSFMHVNRAESIKDLQELIKTSAGGIIFTTIQKFSTGKSEEYPLLTERRNVIVIADEAHRSQYRELARNLRKAIPNASFMGFTATPIELQDRDTYLVFGEPISIYSMDRAKRHKVVVPIYYEARLSKLHLTNEFIDDEFEEISEFMDEQEKEAVKRKYAKLEKLILNPERLKEIARDIVEHFHKREQEMEGKAMVVTISRQVAIKLYEEIIKLPNAPSVAVVISGSKYKDPEEFWPHLRNKHELEELLNNFKNPKKDPKMVIVVDMLLTGFDVPCLHTMYFDKPMKDHSLVQAIARVNRVFKDKPGGLIVDYIGIADNLRKSLSKYTIEAIKEVLTDINEVLTLLKEKYDIISSIFNGIDYKGWRKLSPEELSRLTTIAYNKIASDDKKDMFIKNFIALKKLYLLASPHPETYKIKDDIMFFEMIKKMIVKYSTAKTREISRDLEYEINLLISKSISAEEPIDIFTFLGKEKPEISILDEEFLEQFKNMEYKNYAADLLMKIINDELRVRLRRNPFRYKSLYELLEKLIDNYNVRLITTTDVIEKLIEIAREIRKKQEEGKKLDLTEEELAFYDLLSSKEKIFNNYEEIKNIAKLIVDKLGNFVKVTDWNRKEFIKAKIRAELKEILLNTIGSRMSYQEINNLTSQMLSQAEELWSA from the coding sequence ATGAAAGCAAAACTTACTGAAGACTATCTCGTTGAGCAGTCAGTTATAAACTGGTTGAAAGAGCTTAGCTATGGTTATATTCACGGCTCACAATTAAACCCTGAAAGTGGAGAAAGGGAATCCTACAGGGATGTCATTCTCAAAAGGCGCTTTATTAATGCTATAAAGAAAATCAATCCATGGCTTGATGACCTTTTAGCTGAAGAGGTATATAAAAAAGTAACTCATCTTGAGCATCCAGATTTTGTAGTAAAAGGGAAGCAATTTTACGAATTATTAACCAATGGTGTAAAACTCACCTATAAAGAGGGAAAAGAAGAAAAAACAAGGCTTGTAAAATTAATTGATTTTGAAAATCCGGATAATAATGAGTTTATAGTCGCTAATCAATTTACAGTTGAGTATCAGTATGAAAAAGAAATGTATAGAAGACCTGATATAGTCATATTCATAAATGGTTTACCAGTCGCAGTATTTGAACTTAAAAGCTTTAATGCCAATGAAACTGCAAAATCTGCCTTCAATGATCATAAAATGAAAATGAAGGATATTCCCCAATTATATGCTTATGCCCAAATCCTTGTTGTGAGTGATGGCTTTGAAACCAAATATGGTTCTCCTACAAGTGATTGGGATAGATTTTTTGTGTGGGAAGGTATATTAAGTGATGATGATGTTGTAGTAAGGGAAATTGAGGAAGGTCAATTTGAATATTTCTATAAAAATCAGAAAATGACTTCGCTCGAAGTTCTTTTAAAAGGTCTTTTCAGGAAGGAGCATTTATTGGAATATATTGAAGATTTTATACTCTATGATAAAACCGGAGAAACATATGAGAAAAAGATAGCAATATTCCATCAGTTCTATACAGTTAAAAAAGCTATAGAAAGGACCAAAAATTGTGTTCTCGAGGGGAAAAGTCCAGAAGATAGAAGAATTGGGGTAGTATGGCATACTCAAGGTTCTGGAAAATCTCTTACTATGCTCTTTTATGCCAGAAAAGCATTAAAGATAAAAGAATTTGAAAATCCATTATTACTTTTTATAACCGATAGAAGAAATCTTGACGAACAACTTTATGATCTTTTCTCTTTTATGCATGTAAATCGTGCGGAAAGTATAAAAGATCTTCAAGAGTTAATTAAAACATCTGCAGGAGGAATAATCTTTACAACTATTCAAAAATTCAGTACAGGAAAAAGTGAAGAGTATCCTTTACTCACAGAAAGAAGAAATGTCATTGTAATTGCAGATGAAGCCCATAGAAGCCAGTATAGAGAACTTGCTCGAAACTTAAGAAAAGCCATCCCCAATGCATCATTTATGGGGTTTACTGCTACACCAATAGAACTTCAGGATAGGGATACATATCTTGTCTTTGGTGAACCTATAAGTATCTATTCTATGGATAGAGCAAAAAGGCATAAAGTAGTTGTCCCTATATATTACGAGGCAAGGCTTTCAAAACTTCATTTGACAAATGAATTTATAGATGATGAATTCGAAGAAATATCAGAATTTATGGATGAACAAGAGAAAGAAGCTGTTAAAAGAAAATATGCAAAACTTGAGAAATTAATTTTGAATCCTGAGAGATTAAAAGAGATTGCAAGAGATATAGTAGAACATTTCCATAAGAGAGAACAAGAAATGGAAGGAAAGGCGATGGTAGTTACCATATCGAGACAAGTTGCAATAAAACTTTACGAGGAGATAATAAAACTACCTAATGCACCCTCTGTGGCTGTTGTAATTTCTGGAAGTAAGTATAAAGATCCAGAAGAGTTCTGGCCCCATTTAAGGAATAAACATGAACTTGAGGAACTTCTAAATAATTTCAAAAATCCAAAGAAGGACCCTAAGATGGTAATAGTAGTTGATATGCTTTTGACAGGTTTTGATGTTCCTTGCCTACACACTATGTATTTTGATAAACCTATGAAGGACCATTCTTTAGTTCAAGCTATAGCAAGGGTAAATAGGGTATTTAAAGATAAACCAGGGGGATTAATTGTTGACTATATAGGGATAGCAGATAATTTGAGAAAGTCCTTAAGTAAATACACTATTGAGGCTATAAAGGAAGTGCTTACAGATATAAATGAGGTACTCACTTTACTTAAGGAAAAATATGACATAATTTCTTCTATTTTTAATGGAATAGATTATAAAGGATGGAGAAAACTTAGCCCAGAGGAGCTCTCAAGACTAACAACGATTGCATATAACAAAATTGCAAGTGATGATAAAAAAGATATGTTTATAAAAAACTTTATAGCACTTAAAAAGCTTTATTTACTCGCAAGTCCTCATCCTGAAACATATAAAATAAAGGACGATATTATGTTTTTTGAAATGATTAAAAAAATGATAGTAAAGTATTCAACTGCTAAAACCAGAGAAATTTCAAGAGATTTAGAATATGAGATTAATTTACTTATTTCCAAGAGTATTTCTGCAGAGGAACCAATAGATATTTTTACATTTCTTGGTAAAGAAAAACCAGAAATTTCTATTTTAGATGAAGAATTTTTAGAACAATTTAAGAATATGGAATATAAAAATTATGCTGCAGATTTGTTAATGAAGATAATTAATGACGAATTAAGAGTAAGATTGAGAAGAAATCCCTTCCGATATAAATCCCTTTATGAACTTCTTGAAAAATTAATTGATAATTATAATGTTAGGTTAATAACAACCACCGATGTTATAGAAAAACTAATAGAGATAGCTCGTGAAATTAGAAAAAAGCAAGAAGAAGGTAAAAAACTGGATTTAACTGAAGAGGAACTTGCCTTCTATGATCTTTTATCTTCTAAAGAAAAGATTTTTAATAATTATGAAGAGATAAAAAATATAGCAAAATTGATTGTGGATAAGCTTGGTAATTTTGTAAAAGTAACGGACTGGAATAGGAAAGAATTTATAAAAGCTAAAATAAGAGCTGAGCTTAAAGAAATTTTATTAAATACTATAGGCTCTCGCATGTCCTACCAGGAAATTAATAATCTTACCTCGCAAATGCTCTCTCAGGCTGAAGAATTATGGAGTGCCTAA
- a CDS encoding pseudouridine-5-phosphate glycosidase, whose product MKEYIDFSEEVKTALEEKKPIVALESTIIAHGMPYPENIETAKEVERIIREEGAVPATIAIIKGKIKIGLKDEDLEFIGRSKDVIKASRRDIPIAIAKKLSASTTVSATMICADLANIKIFVTGGIGGVHRGAEETFDISADLEELSRTNIAVVCSGAKSILDLPRTLEYLETKGVPVIGFKTIEFPAFYTRSSGLFLDYRAESEEEVARILKTKWDLGLSGGVVIANPIPEEYSLDKKYMDEIIEKAIKEAERRGVRGKALTPFLLDKIKELTGGESLKANIELVKNNAKVGARISIEFNRLVLRD is encoded by the coding sequence ATGAAGGAGTATATAGATTTTTCTGAGGAAGTTAAGACTGCATTAGAGGAGAAAAAGCCAATTGTTGCTTTGGAGTCTACCATAATAGCCCATGGTATGCCCTATCCTGAGAATATAGAGACTGCAAAAGAGGTTGAAAGAATAATTAGGGAGGAGGGAGCTGTCCCTGCAACCATTGCCATAATTAAGGGAAAAATAAAGATAGGATTAAAGGATGAGGACTTGGAGTTTATAGGCAGATCAAAGGATGTTATTAAAGCAAGCAGAAGAGATATTCCTATAGCCATTGCAAAGAAGTTAAGTGCATCAACAACAGTATCTGCTACCATGATTTGTGCAGATCTTGCTAATATAAAAATTTTTGTAACAGGAGGAATAGGTGGAGTTCATAGGGGAGCAGAAGAAACCTTTGATATCTCTGCAGACTTAGAAGAACTTTCAAGGACCAATATCGCAGTAGTATGCTCTGGGGCAAAATCCATATTAGACCTTCCTCGTACCTTAGAGTATTTGGAGACAAAAGGGGTGCCTGTCATTGGATTTAAAACCATTGAATTTCCTGCCTTTTATACAAGAAGTAGTGGACTTTTCTTAGATTATAGGGCGGAATCAGAGGAAGAGGTAGCAAGAATTTTAAAAACAAAGTGGGACTTGGGACTTTCTGGAGGTGTAGTTATTGCTAATCCTATCCCAGAAGAATACTCCTTAGATAAAAAATATATGGATGAAATTATTGAGAAAGCTATTAAGGAGGCAGAAAGAAGGGGAGTAAGAGGGAAGGCACTCACTCCATTCCTTCTGGATAAAATTAAGGAGCTAACAGGCGGAGAAAGCCTAAAAGCAAATATAGAACTTGTTAAGAATAATGCAAAAGTTGGAGCAAGAATTTCAATAGAGTTTAATAGGTTGGTTTTAAGAGATTAG
- a CDS encoding restriction endonuclease subunit S — translation MLKFRWETEFKETEIGEIPKDWEVKRLGDIANISTGGTPSRKVKKYWGGEINWLKSQEVNDNYIYDTEEKITEEGRRNSNAKRIYPPGTLILAIYAAPTAGRVGILKTYSTINQALAALESECNEFLFYSFIGNRERLLLFASGAAQQNLNLDLIRDFAIPFPPLPEQSRIATVLSWFDELIENKKRQNEILEKTAMAIFKSWFIDFEHFKDEEFVYNEDLGKEIPKGWEVRRLGEVAEIIRGVSFQQDESSFEYFPKSVPMIRANNIMDNKSIDFRDLMFIPSHKVPEFKKLREKDIIMVGSNGNPSLVGKFAVFVENPDFPEISFGSFMYCIRTRFDYIFSNLNSDYFKEFLSSVVSGTNISNLKKSDLENYKLLFPPLPILQRYHSLVEPLFQKIILNQKQIMILRKIRDTLLPLLVFGKLRVEEI, via the coding sequence ATGCTTAAATTCAGATGGGAAACAGAATTTAAGGAGACGGAGATTGGAGAGATACCGAAGGATTGGGAAGTGAAGAGGCTGGGGGATATTGCAAATATATCAACTGGGGGAACACCATCAAGAAAAGTAAAAAAATATTGGGGTGGTGAGATAAATTGGCTAAAAAGTCAAGAAGTAAACGATAATTATATATATGACACAGAAGAAAAAATTACAGAAGAGGGTAGAAGAAATAGTAACGCAAAAAGAATTTATCCACCTGGAACTTTGATTCTAGCAATATATGCCGCCCCAACAGCTGGTAGAGTCGGAATTCTAAAAACATATTCAACAATCAATCAGGCACTAGCTGCTTTAGAATCAGAATGTAACGAATTTTTGTTTTATTCTTTTATTGGGAATAGAGAAAGGTTATTATTATTTGCATCAGGAGCTGCACAACAAAATTTGAATTTAGATTTGATTAGGGACTTTGCCATTCCTTTTCCTCCCCTCCCCGAGCAATCCCGCATTGCTACCGTTTTATCGTGGTTTGATGAGCTTATTGAGAATAAAAAGCGTCAGAATGAGATTTTGGAAAAGACCGCGATGGCGATTTTTAAATCCTGGTTCATCGACTTTGAGCATTTTAAAGATGAAGAGTTTGTTTATAATGAAGATTTGGGAAAGGAGATACCTAAGGGGTGGGAAGTGAGAAGGTTGGGGGAGGTGGCAGAAATAATAAGAGGTGTTTCATTTCAACAAGATGAAAGTTCTTTCGAGTATTTTCCAAAATCTGTGCCTATGATCAGAGCGAATAATATTATGGATAACAAAAGTATTGATTTCAGAGATTTAATGTTTATTCCTTCACATAAAGTTCCGGAATTCAAAAAACTTAGGGAAAAAGACATAATTATGGTAGGATCTAATGGAAATCCTAGTTTGGTCGGTAAGTTTGCTGTTTTTGTTGAAAACCCAGATTTTCCCGAAATTTCATTTGGTTCATTTATGTATTGTATTAGAACAAGATTTGACTATATTTTTTCAAATCTTAACTCAGATTATTTTAAAGAATTCCTTTCATCCGTGGTTTCTGGTACAAATATTTCAAATTTAAAAAAATCCGACCTTGAAAACTATAAACTTTTATTCCCTCCTTTACCCATTCTCCAACGCTACCACTCCCTCGTTGAGCCTCTCTTTCAAAAAATTATCCTCAATCAAAAGCAAATTATGATTTTGAGGAAAATTAGGGATACCCTCTTGCCTCTGCTGGTTTTTGGAAAATTAAGAGTGGAGGAGATATAA